The sequence AAAGGCACGCTGATAGGCCTGCATGCCACGCTGGTGGGCATAGGCTTGCTCCCGGCATCAATACTGGCCGGGACACTATGGAACCTTTTCGGCGCCGCGGCCCCCTTCTACTTTGGAGGGATTATGGGAGTCTTAGCTGCAATTGGCATATGGTTATTGATTTAAATGTTTTCCCAGCAAGAGCGATAATGTTGTTGCTGCCTTCCCTCTGCGAGCATTACCCCGTTTCATAGGTACTATGGAGCATTCCAACTCCCTGACCGCCGTTTGGCTCCCTTGCCTGTTACAGCTTGTCGGCCATACTCCCATATGTTTGGAAGAACGTTGAGTTATATAACTTAAAACATCTATTTTCAAGGAACATCGAGTTTTTTTCTGTATATATTAAAATAATGTTTTTTAATAAGGTTTATGTATTCTCTAGGTAATTCTTTCCCTTCTTCCAGTGCTCTGTCTACATATCCATGTCCCCAGTTGTAGGCTATCAGTACCCTGTCTAACCTATTATTGTATTTTTTAAAAAGGAAATTAAGAATATATACCCCTATATGTATATTTTTATCGATATCATAAAGGGTTTCTGCTCCTTTATATTCAATACCCATTCCCTTTGTCCAGCCATATGCATATTTCTCCCTAATCTGCATAAGGCCGGTATCATCTAGATCCCCTGTACACTTTGGATTATACTGACTTTCAGCAGCAATTATTGCAAAGATCAGATCTTCAGGCACTCCATATTTTTTACTATATCTATTAACTGATTTTATAATCATGTTGATTTGCTGCTGAGTTAATTTAGGATTATATTCCTTCATTTTCTGTGCAATATCTAATCGACTGCCAGCAATTACTACCCTTTCTTTTTCATTGAGAATCTCCGCTTTTGTGACTATAGGGCTTTCAGAGGACAGGATACCTGAAGGGCTAAAAAACAGTGATGTTGAAATAACAACAGCAAATATAAAGTTCTGCAATTATCCTCCCAGCTCCTTTCATTTATCTATTATTACCAATTAATGGTTTTCTATACAACCTTTTGTATTATACAACAGTCTTTAATATAAGTCAATTTTATTAAAATGATTATGTGAATTTTGCTTAATGGAAATAATAAAAACATGGAGGTGACCATATTTTATGAACAGCAACATAAAACAAGTAGCAACAATAATTTTTTTAATTCTTCTAATTTGTTTGTTACTTCACTGTTATCCGGTATTCGCCACAAATAGGTTTCCGTGTTGTTCTGATGAGGAATTTGAGACTCTCAAACTTAAGGACCCACCTATGAGTGGTGCAAATGTAAGAGAAATGCAAAAGCAGCTTAAAAGATTGGGTTTTTATAGTGGTAAGATAGACGGAATATACGGTCCGGAAACCTATATATCTGTTAAAAATTTCCAAGAATCCTATGGGTTGGAATCGGATGGGATAATAGGTTTAAGAACATTAGAATGCATTTTTGAAATATACGAAGAGGCATCCTATCAACCCTCTCAAGCTCCAACGGGAGAAATTGCTATATTAATAGATATTTCTGAAAGAAAGCTTTATATTTTAACCGATGGTGAAATCTATAAAAAATACCCAGTTGCTGTAGGGAAATGGGAGACACCAACCCCTATCGGTAACTGGAAGATAACCCAAAAAGCTATATGGGGTAAGGGATTTGGGAGCCGCTGGATGAGAATAAATGTCCCATGGGGAATTTATGGCATCCATGGAACTAATAAACCCTGGTCCATAGGTAGTTTTGCTTCTGCCGGTTGCATTAGAATGCTCAACAAACATGTAGAAGAGGTATATGGATGGGTTAAGGTCGGAACCCCTGTTGTAATCGTTGGAGGCCCTTATGGCACCTTTACTAGCGGCAGAAAAACCCTGGTTAGGGGTGACAAAGGGTCGGACGTACTGGAAGTTCAAAAACGTCTGAAAGGCTTGGGTTTCTACCAGGGTAATTTAGACGGGATATTCGGCCGCGGAATGGAAAAAGCTGTAAAATATTTTCAGGAGAGCAGGAATTTGAAGGTAGATGGCCAGGTTACAGCTAGGGTATATGATGAACTGGGAATTATCCTCTTTGAATAGATACCATATTTATAAATGGTTAGTTCCCCGTTGCCATAAAAAGAGATTGCATTCCTCAACCTCTTGTCAAAATATAGATTATTATGTTATTATAATATAAACAAAGAATAACAAAATATATAATAAGCAAAAAACTATGAAAGAGCTCAGTAGCAATCCATGGTTACAAATTCAGAGAACAACCCGGTAGGTGTGAGGGTTGTAGTACATGAGATTGTGAATTACACTACGGAGTTCCGGATAAAAACTAGGCGGTCACCATTCGTTATCGTGGTTTTGAGGCATTTTTATAATGCGAATTAAGGTGGTACCACGGGCCCTCTCGTCCTTAAAAGAACTGGAGGGCCCTTTGTTTTAGATTATAATTCAGTGAAGGAGGCTTAGTGATATGAAAAACGTATACGATATCTTACAGGAAAGAGGTTTTATCGAACAGGTAACCCATGAAGAAGAAATAAGGAACCTGCTGGGAAAGGAGTCGGTAACTTTTTATATAGGTTTTGACCCTACTGCCGATAGTTTGCATGCAGGCCATTTTCTGCAGATGATGGCTATGGCCCATATGCAGCGGGCCGGCCACAGACCTATAGTGCTTATCGGTGCGGGAACCGCCATGATAGGAGATCCATCGGGGAAAACCGAAATGCGAAAAATGCTTACGGTTGAAGAAATACGGCGGAACTCCGAAAAACTCAAAAAGCAGTTCTCACGTTTGATTGATTTCGAAAATGGCAGGGCAATTATGGCTAATAATGTGGACTGGTTAATGGACCTCAAATATATCCCTTTCCTAAGGGAAATCGGAAGACATTTCTCTGTAAACAGAATGCTCACAGCTGAGTGTTATAAAGGACGTCTGGAAAAGGGTCTGTCTTTTCTGGAATTCAATTATATGATAATGCAATCCTATGACTTTCTTGAACTTTACAGGAAATATAATTGTAAGCTCCAAATGGGTGGTAATGATCAGTGGTCTAATATAATAGGAGGAGTAGACCTTATAAGAAGGGTAGAGAATGCATCGGTCTACGGTCTTACCTTTACCCTGCTGACTACCAGCGAGGGTAAAAAAATGGGTAAAACTGAAACCGGAACTATATGGCTTGATGCAGAAAAAACCCCACCCTATGATTTCTACCAGTACTGGAGAAATGTTGATGATAGGGATGTAGAAAAATGCCTAGCTTTATTGACATTCCTTCCTATGGAAGAAGTTAAGCGATTGGCAGCCCTTGAGGGAGCAGAAATTAATAAGGCGAAAGAAATACTGGCTTATGAAATAACCAAACTGGTTCATGGAGAAGAAGAGGCAAAGAAAGCCGATGCTGCTGCTAAAGCCCTTTTTGCCGATGGAACAGATCTAAATGGAGTACCATCAACCGAAATACCCGGATTCGAATTTGAAAAAGGGATCCATATTCTTGACCTATTGATGCAGGTGGGTCTTGCATCCTCAAAGAGTGATGGAAGACGATTAATTCAGCAAGGGGGATTATACATTGAAGATGAACGGGTCAATGACATTGACCTGATTATCTATAAGAAGGATTTCCATGATGGTCAACTAATGCTGAGAAAGGGTAAGAAGGTTTACCACCTGCTTAAACTCGTTTAAGAGTAAGGACATATTCTGCAGTTACCTAAGGGCAAATTTTGCTGCAAAACAGGTAGTCAATACTACCTGTTTTCATATTTTCTAAAAAAACAAAAAAACCCTCGAAAGTGCCTCAAGGGATTGAAGTCTGGTGCCGAAGACAGGACTCGAACCTGCACGTGCGCAATGCACACTAGACCCTGAATCTAGCGCGTCTGCCAATTCCGCCACTTCGGCATATTTTTTTAGACGAATATTATTTTAGCATATAAATATAAGTAATGCAATATATCTAAGGGAATTTTTTTAACTTTATTTTATTAACTATTATTTTCCGTATTAAATATTTTCAATATCTGGTTTAATTCTTTTTCTAACTCTTCATACTTTCTCATGATTTTCCTTGCATTGGCAGTAAGCTGGGCTCCCCCACCGGTTTCACCTCCGATAGTTTTATCAAGGAGTTTAAACCCCAACCTTTCCTCGGCTTTTTTTATTTTTCCCCATGCTTGTCTATAAGACATTTTAGATTCTATAGCAGCCTGATTGATCGAACCGTACTTATCAATATAGACCAAAAGGGTATACAGACCTTCCCCGAAAACCAATTCCCCCTTTTTTTCTAACCAAAATTTGCATTTAAATTCCACGGTTATCCTCCCTCAGTTCAACTGAAATTATCTCAGTCACACTGGCTTTAAAAGATTTAAGGATATGTTCCATCTTAAGAATAGTATAAACATTCCTGTCAGACTTTTTCAATAAGAGAATCTATAAAAAGGCCTGGAATTGAATATTACGTAATCCACCCTCTGTTTATCAAAATAATTATCCAAAAAACAAGGCCAGTTATTGCTGTAAAGATAGTCATAAAGGCTGCCGTAATAGTTTTAACTGGAGTAATGATTTAGATAACTCTTTCTTTAATTTAACAATCAAAAGCTCGGGGTTTGCCCAAGCTTTTGACTAGTTTAATATATTTCTTTTTAACAACCACGTATTTCTATTACAGTTACAGTTACAATATTCTATATTCATTATTTATAAATCGGTTCCCCTTCTTTTTGGACAAGTTCCCCGAAAGCAGCTATCAATTTTTTCGTTATAACCCCCGGTTTGCCGTCGGCAATAAGCCTTCCGTCAACATTTACAACGGGGATTACTTCTGCTGCTGTCCCTGTTAGGAAACATTCATCGGCCGTAAATAATTCATGACGTGTAAAATTCTTCTCTAATACAGGAATTCCCATATTTTCTGCAAGTTCAATAACTGCATTCCTGGTTATTCCTATTAATATTCCCGCATATGTTGGCGGGGTAATAAGTTTACCGTTTTTAACTATAAATATATTATCACCGGTGCATTCTGCTACATAATTTTCATTATTTAACATTATTGCCTCTAATACCCCTGCCTGATTGGCTTCCATCTTAGCCATTATGTTGTTCAGGTAATTTAGGGATTTCATTTGTGGATTTACCCCTTCAGGAATATTCCTTCTTGTAGTAGCAGTAATAACCTTCAATCCATTTTCATACATTTCTTGGGGATATAGGGTAATCTTATCTGCTATAACCACAACTGTTGGTCGCGGGCATTTCCTGGGGTCAAGACCCAGATCCCCCGTTCCCCTTGAGATTACCACTCTTATATACGCATCTTTAAGATTATTCTCTCTCAATGTTTGCAGGATAATTTCCTTCATTTCTTCTTTCGTTTCTGATAAATTGATCATTATGCTTTTTACGCCATCATATAACCTGTCTATATGTTCCTTTAATCTAAATACTCGACCGTTATACGCTCTAATTCCTTCAAAAACTCCGTCACCGTAAAGATAACCGTGATCAAAAACAGAAATCTTGGCTTCCTCTTTAGGGACAAATTCTCCGTTTATATAAACCTTTATGCTCATATAAAACCCTCCTTCAAAATATTTCGAGTTACTATTTCTCCTTTAAATCGGAATTATGACCCGAGCACGTTTAAACACCACCCCCTTGGTAATGGCGAATTAAACTAAAAAAACCTTCGTCCCAAACCGTTTTTTATAGTCAGGGGCGAAGGTTCAATTCCTACGCGGTACCACCCTAATTTCGCTATCCCTTCACAGGAAATAACCTTATCAGGTACTGGGTTTCTCCCAGCACTCTCCCTATAACGCAGTCCACACGGCAATAACCTAATAATGCACTCTTTGCATGTTCGGTCATGCAGTTCAGGAGGGACGCGAGGGTATTCTTAACATCGGGTCTCAGCCTATCCGACTCTCTGTAGTTAAAGTAATACCCCGTATTCTCCTTCATTACTTCATCACATTATTAAATTAACTAGTTTTATTAAAAATAAAAACCTTACAGCAAAGCTCTCTTCATAGGAACTTGCCGCTTGGTTTTTTATCCCCACGGTGTCTGGAGAATAGTTCTCCAGTTGTACCGCTCGGTCACAGACCCCCCTTTATAAGGGGCGGAACCCTAGGTACACTTCCTATTCATGAAATAGTAAGTAAATTTAGTAGTATTTTATCACCCTGTTTGTCTTCTGTCAAGGCCTTTCGGAAAATTTTTTTAGACTCCGATCATGCTATCTATAGGTGACCCAGCCGGAACCATGGGGAAGACTTTTTCTTCTGCATCAATTATACAATCTATAATAACAGGTTTGTTGCTTTCCAATGCCTTGTGAATTGTCTCTTCTACTTCTTCAGGTTTCTTAATCCTCATTCCCAAAGCCCCATAACTTTCTGCCAATTTAACGAAATCCGGGCCTCTATGAAAATCAACATAGGAATACCTCTTTTCGTAAAACAGGTCCTGCCACTGCCTTACCATTCCGAGAGTACTGTTGTTCAAGATCAATACAACCAGGGGTAGGTTATAATTCACAATTGTTTCAATTTCACTGCTGTTCATCTTGAAGCTTCCATCCCCTGCTATAACTATTACCCTTTTATTCGGACACCCTATCTGAGCACCAATAGCAGCAGGAAATCCAAATCCCATTGTGCCTAAACCCCCTGAAGTCACAAAGGTTCTCGGTTTTTTGAATTTGTAGTATTGTGCAGTCCACATCTGGTGCTGGCCTACTTCTGTCGTAATAATGGCTTCCCCTTCGGTTACATCATAAACTTTTTGTATAATATACTGTGGTTTTAAAGAACCATTTTTACAGTATTTTAAAGGGTATTTCTTTTTCCAATTCTCTATTTGATTTATCCAATCTTCTCTTTGTATGTCATTTTTACAGTCCTTCAAATACTTATTTATAGCTTGAAGAACTTCTTTCACATCTCCTGTTATCGGTATATCTACCTCTATATTTTTTCCCATTTCAGCAGGGTCGATATCAATATGGATTATTTTAGCTTTTGGAGCGAATTTTTCTACATTACCCACAACCCTATCATCAAACCTGGCACCCACTGCTATAAGGAGATCAGCATTGCTTACAGCATAATTGGCATATGCGGTACCGTGCATCCCTAACATCCCTAAAGATAAAGGATGTTCAGAAGGTACAGTCCCCAATGCCATTAAAGTTGTAGTTACGGGAATCCGGGCTTTTTCAGCAAATTCCAATAATTCCTGGTTGCCTCCTGAAATTACAACACCACCACCAGCATATATGACAGGGCATCGGGCTTTTGCAATAAATTCCACTGCTTTTTCTATCTGAATATGATTCCTGAAGTTATAATTAGTATCCTTTCTTAAAGGCATATCATAATCTATTGATTCATCGAATTCGGTTTTGTTCATTTGAATATCTTTAGGCATATCAATAAGTACTGGGCCAGGCCTTCCTGTTGATGCAATCCTAAAGGCTTCTCTGACAACAGATCTTATTTTCTTTACATCCTTAACAATAAAGTTATGTTTTGTAATAGGGAGAGTTATACCTGTTATATCAACCTCCTGAAAGGAATCTTTCCCTAAAAGGGCTAAAGGAACCTGACCGGTAATTGCAACCATTGGAACAGAGTCCATATATGCATTAGCAATGCCGGTAACAAGGTTAGTAGCTCCGGGACCTGATGTGCTCAAACAAACCCCAACTTTACCCGTTACCCGGGCATATCCGTCTGCAGCATGGGCTGCCGCTTGTTCATGGCAGGTTCTTATATGGGTAATTTCGGGGGTTTTATATAATACATCGTAAATCGGAAGAACAGCACCCCCGGGATAACCGAATATTGTATCTACACCCTCCTTTAGCAGTGATTTGATTAAAATTTCTGCTCCTGAAAGCAACAATCAAAACACCCCTTTCAGATTGAAAAATACATCATATTTTATGAATTTAATCTTAAGACAGTTATGGGTCATAAATAATAAAAAACCTTCGCTCCTTATTTCAAAATAAGGGGCGAAGGTTTTTCCGCGGTACCACCCTTTTTCACTACAGCCTTTCGGCATGCAGCCTTATCAGGTACGGGGCAAAAACATAATTTACCCGATACCCGGTGTTTCTAACGGACACCAATTTCCCTTGCGGGATGCCGGTCCGGACTACTACCCTGGGTTCGCCCGGACAGTTCAGGGAGGATTTTCAATATATCTGACCTGCACCGGCTCTCAGCACAAAACCGGTTTCTCTGTAACAGGCTTTTGATATATCTACTCTTCCCATCATAACTATTTATAGGTCTTTATTTTTTCAGCGATTAAACTACCCATCGTTTCAGTATCTACAGGCAAATCCCCCTCTCTTAGGATATCTGGAGTCCTGTAGCCTTCTTCCAGAGTGCTAATTACGGCTTTCTTTATCTGTTCTTCTGCTTCAGGCATATCAAAGGAATATTTTAACATCATTCCAGCAGATAATATTGCCGCAATTGGGTTGGCCTTTTTTTGCCCTGCTATATCAGGAGCCGAACCATGAATTGGCTCATAGATAGCTATATCCCTTTCACCTAAACTTGCAGAAGGCAA is a genomic window of Koleobacter methoxysyntrophicus containing:
- the ilvE gene encoding branched-chain-amino-acid transaminase; amino-acid sequence: MSIKVYINGEFVPKEEAKISVFDHGYLYGDGVFEGIRAYNGRVFRLKEHIDRLYDGVKSIMINLSETKEEMKEIILQTLRENNLKDAYIRVVISRGTGDLGLDPRKCPRPTVVVIADKITLYPQEMYENGLKVITATTRRNIPEGVNPQMKSLNYLNNIMAKMEANQAGVLEAIMLNNENYVAECTGDNIFIVKNGKLITPPTYAGILIGITRNAVIELAENMGIPVLEKNFTRHELFTADECFLTGTAAEVIPVVNVDGRLIADGKPGVITKKLIAAFGELVQKEGEPIYK
- the tyrS gene encoding tyrosine--tRNA ligase encodes the protein MKNVYDILQERGFIEQVTHEEEIRNLLGKESVTFYIGFDPTADSLHAGHFLQMMAMAHMQRAGHRPIVLIGAGTAMIGDPSGKTEMRKMLTVEEIRRNSEKLKKQFSRLIDFENGRAIMANNVDWLMDLKYIPFLREIGRHFSVNRMLTAECYKGRLEKGLSFLEFNYMIMQSYDFLELYRKYNCKLQMGGNDQWSNIIGGVDLIRRVENASVYGLTFTLLTTSEGKKMGKTETGTIWLDAEKTPPYDFYQYWRNVDDRDVEKCLALLTFLPMEEVKRLAALEGAEINKAKEILAYEITKLVHGEEEAKKADAAAKALFADGTDLNGVPSTEIPGFEFEKGIHILDLLMQVGLASSKSDGRRLIQQGGLYIEDERVNDIDLIIYKKDFHDGQLMLRKGKKVYHLLKLV
- the ilvB gene encoding biosynthetic-type acetolactate synthase large subunit translates to MLLSGAEILIKSLLKEGVDTIFGYPGGAVLPIYDVLYKTPEITHIRTCHEQAAAHAADGYARVTGKVGVCLSTSGPGATNLVTGIANAYMDSVPMVAITGQVPLALLGKDSFQEVDITGITLPITKHNFIVKDVKKIRSVVREAFRIASTGRPGPVLIDMPKDIQMNKTEFDESIDYDMPLRKDTNYNFRNHIQIEKAVEFIAKARCPVIYAGGGVVISGGNQELLEFAEKARIPVTTTLMALGTVPSEHPLSLGMLGMHGTAYANYAVSNADLLIAVGARFDDRVVGNVEKFAPKAKIIHIDIDPAEMGKNIEVDIPITGDVKEVLQAINKYLKDCKNDIQREDWINQIENWKKKYPLKYCKNGSLKPQYIIQKVYDVTEGEAIITTEVGQHQMWTAQYYKFKKPRTFVTSGGLGTMGFGFPAAIGAQIGCPNKRVIVIAGDGSFKMNSSEIETIVNYNLPLVVLILNNSTLGMVRQWQDLFYEKRYSYVDFHRGPDFVKLAESYGALGMRIKKPEEVEETIHKALESNKPVIIDCIIDAEEKVFPMVPAGSPIDSMIGV
- a CDS encoding lytic transglycosylase domain-containing protein, yielding MQNFIFAVVISTSLFFSPSGILSSESPIVTKAEILNEKERVVIAGSRLDIAQKMKEYNPKLTQQQINMIIKSVNRYSKKYGVPEDLIFAIIAAESQYNPKCTGDLDDTGLMQIREKYAYGWTKGMGIEYKGAETLYDIDKNIHIGVYILNFLFKKYNNRLDRVLIAYNWGHGYVDRALEEGKELPREYINLIKKHYFNIYRKKLDVP
- a CDS encoding winged helix-turn-helix domain-containing protein; translation: MEFKCKFWLEKKGELVFGEGLYTLLVYIDKYGSINQAAIESKMSYRQAWGKIKKAEERLGFKLLDKTIGGETGGGAQLTANARKIMRKYEELEKELNQILKIFNTENNS
- a CDS encoding L,D-transpeptidase family protein, translating into MSGANVREMQKQLKRLGFYSGKIDGIYGPETYISVKNFQESYGLESDGIIGLRTLECIFEIYEEASYQPSQAPTGEIAILIDISERKLYILTDGEIYKKYPVAVGKWETPTPIGNWKITQKAIWGKGFGSRWMRINVPWGIYGIHGTNKPWSIGSFASAGCIRMLNKHVEEVYGWVKVGTPVVIVGGPYGTFTSGRKTLVRGDKGSDVLEVQKRLKGLGFYQGNLDGIFGRGMEKAVKYFQESRNLKVDGQVTARVYDELGIILFE